The Methanopyrus kandleri AV19 DNA segment CTGTCGACGCCATCCAGGTCACCAAGCCCTACCAGGGTCACATCGAGATCGACGACGAGGAGTGCGTCGGCTGCGGACTCTGCGTAGAGATCTGCCCGTGCAACGCCCTCGAGTTCGGGCGGGACGGCACCGCCGAGAAGACCCGCATCGTCGTCAACCTCGACCGCGTCCTGGGGCCGACCGAGAAGGAGTAGGCGCCCTCCCCCACGTCCCCGGCCAATCGTTATGAATTACAAAACGATAGGTGGAGCTAAGG contains these protein-coding regions:
- a CDS encoding 4Fe-4S dicluster domain-containing protein, yielding MPKNVEVDEDRCVYCGVCMRTCPVDAIQVTKPYQGHIEIDDEECVGCGLCVEICPCNALEFGRDGTAEKTRIVVNLDRVLGPTEKE